In Deltaproteobacteria bacterium, the genomic window GAATTTCCAACAGGGCATTGATCCCCACGCTCATGTTCGGGGCCCAGAACAGGGGAACATCCTTGGCCAGCTCTTGCAGTTCCCTCAACTCGGCCGGGGAAAGGCCCGTCGTCCCGATGACCGCCCTGGCCTTCATCTTCCGAACGATGGCCGCATTGGCAAGACTCGCCTTAGGGCTTGTGAAATCGATGACCACCGGCGAGGCCGGTCCGGCCAGGACCGCAGCAAGATCCTCGGCCACCGGGCAGCCCAGGCCTTCAAGCCCGCCCGAATTCCCCTGACGCTCCACGCCACCCACCAGATCCAGATCCGGATCGGCCTGGACCAGCCTGGACAGCGTGGAACCCATGCGGCCCTTGACCCCCGTGACGACCACTTCGATTCGAGCCATCGCTCAACCTCCTTGAAAAGACCATCTTCTGGCCGACCCCATGCCGACCGGTTTCAAACCTCGTGCAATCGGCCTAGTCAAGACGCGGACGCAAGTCCATCTTGTGCCCGGAGGCACAATGGAAGACATCACTATCGGCAGGGGGAATCCGGGCTTGTTCGCCTGATCAGGCCAGGGCGTCTAGTCCGGGCAGGGAGGCCAGGACGGCCTGCTCCTCGAGATTCAGACGGTTCAGAACCGCCTGTCTCACCCGTGGAGTCGAAGAAGGGAACGACTCTCGCCTGGCGTCGAAGAGTTCCTGGACAAAACGGACGGCCTCCTCGGCCGAGGTCAGGCCGTTCAGTCCTGCTCCGGCCAAGGCCGTCTCCACCAGCCTGAAGGCCCCGCCAGGGCCGTGCTGGACGGCCGTGGAAAAAAGGGCTTCGACCAGAACCGGTGGCATTTCCGACTCGTCCAGGCCGAATCGGTCGAGCATGGTTCTGAAAAGGGGTCTGACATGGGTCGATTCGATAAACCGGCGCTGAATGGCCTCGAACTCCGGGCCGGATTCACCGGCAATCTTTCGCCACTCGTCAGGCATGGCCCCGGAATCGCTCCCAGTGTCAGCTGGACCGGCAGCCCTCAATCTGGCCGCCCACTCCGGGGCCTCTGCGTCAAGAAATTTTAGGAACCGGTCCATGGTCCCCTGGGCCGAGGAGATTTGATAGGCCCCATAGGACGTCCCACCCATTTTGTCGTACCCGATGGCCGCCCCGCCGTCGGAACCGGATTCGAACCTTCTGGAGAGGAGCCCGAAATCCTTGTCCTCGAACGATTCGGCCTTGTCCTGATTTTCCGATGGTTGCCCATCATCTTCCTGCCCATCGGGCTGTGATTCTGCGGACCGGACCTTGGTTCGAGGCAGATCCCGAGGGCCTTGCATGACCTGGCTGAGAGCCATGAGCATCTCCATCCGCAGTCCGCTGCTGACGAGGTCTCCGATGGAATCGGATTGCTCATTCCCGTCGTCACCAAACAGACCGGCCTGCATGGACTGGGCCTGGAGCGATGCCAGGGCTGCGGCAAAGCCGGCCCTGTCCCCGTGGAGGAAATGGTGACGGAAATTCGACGCATCAGAGGCATCCACCGAGGGAATCCGGGCGTACAGGGCTGCCAGGGCGTTGTTGATCATTCTGGACTATCCTCCTGACCGGAATGGAAGCAACAAGCGTGCCTGCGGTTCAGGAACCGTTCGGCCCGGCCCAGAAGGGCTGGGTTCTCTTGCCTGCGCTTCGGCAGGCCAGACATCTCCTCGGATTTTCGAAAATCCGCAAAAGGAGAATCCCGGCCACGAAGCCGCCGGCATGCGCCCACCAGGCCACATTGCTGCTCTGGGCCATGGAAAACCCGGAAAAAATCTGGGTCAGAAACCAGACACCCAGGAAAAGAGCCGCCGGAATCTCCACAAAGATGGGGAAAAAGAAAAAAAAAGTCACGACCTTGGCATGGGGATACAGAACGAGGTAGGCTCCCATCACCCCGGCGATGGCCCCGGAGGCTCCGACCACCGGCACCGCCGAATCGGCGTTGAACAGAACGTGGGCCATCAGGGCCGCGATCCCGCAACACAGGTAAAAGGCCAGGAAACGGAACGGCCCCATGACGTCCTCGATGTTGTCCCCGAAAATCCACAAGGTCCACATGTTGCCGATCAGATGCAGCCAGCCGCTGTGCAGGAACATGTGGCTGACGAAAGGCAGGGGCCCGAGGCCCGGATAGCCGTGCGTCATGGCCCACTCGGGGTGCATCAGCCGAACCGGGACGAATCCCAGCAGATGGAAGACGTAGAACAGGGCCTGTTCACTCAGGCCCAATTCAACCAGAAACACCAGGATGTTGACGATGATGACCGCCCGGACCATGTGCGGCCGGTGGACATTGGGAG contains:
- a CDS encoding rhomboid family intramembrane serine protease, producing the protein MLPLHDNTPNVHRPHMVRAVIIVNILVFLVELGLSEQALFYVFHLLGFVPVRLMHPEWAMTHGYPGLGPLPFVSHMFLHSGWLHLIGNMWTLWIFGDNIEDVMGPFRFLAFYLCCGIAALMAHVLFNADSAVPVVGASGAIAGVMGAYLVLYPHAKVVTFFFFFPIFVEIPAALFLGVWFLTQIFSGFSMAQSSNVAWWAHAGGFVAGILLLRIFENPRRCLACRSAGKRTQPFWAGPNGS